In Scatophagus argus isolate fScaArg1 chromosome 5, fScaArg1.pri, whole genome shotgun sequence, a genomic segment contains:
- the bmp16 gene encoding bone morphogenetic protein 16 produces MFPANLLLLMVLLLPQASSGGQGGDTSKIDHGRVSPVPSSLPPPPAGSLLKPSLAQTIQGLLLSRLGLQSQPDPRPGVPVPRYLLDLYRFHQQQYHLVEDPSFIFPSQHIQQANTVRSFHHNELLGESPLADGLKRVHISFNISSIPEDERVLSAELRLLRSNRASLGPGAHRLNIYLTEHHEDPEPILLETRLLTAGLNSHKANGFWEAFSLNTELLHKALARAGNLGFLLEVRPENSTTSLLDQNFSSATSEEGPEKHKEGHLRVCRSVDQDEHSWAQERPLLVTYSHDGHGEPLVKHGRRTPSVGQRMRGKKGTKERARSSSKGLNRDQTYGRAKKMGYTVPGWEHEKGWNERGRVKRNGGRAAKLKRLSRNRCRRHPLYVDFNDVGWHKWIIAPSGYDAFFCLGECRFPLADHMNSSSHAMVQTLVNSVNGAVPRACCVPTSLSPIALLYLDPQDRVVLKNYQDMVVEGCGCR; encoded by the exons ATGTTCCCTGCTAACCTCCTGCTCCTCATGGTCCTGCTGCTACCTCAAGCCTCGTCTGGTGGCCAGGGTGGAGACACCAGCAAGATCGACCATGGCAGGGTGTCCCCCGTGCCTTCCTCCTTGCCGCCCCCACCAGCAGGTTCCCTCCTGAAGCCCAGTCTGGCTCAGACCATCCAGGGTCTCCTCCTGAGTCGGCTGGGCCTGCAGTCGCAGCCTGACCCTCGGCCCGGAGTGCCGGTTCCCCGGTACCTCCTGGATCTTTACCGCTTCCACCAGCAGCAGTACCATCTAGTGGAGGACCCTTCATTTATCTTCCCCAGCCAGCACATCCAGCAGGCTAACACCGTACGCAGTTTTCACCACAATG AGCTCCTTGGAGAGAGTCCTCTAGCAGATGGTCTTAAGAGGGTGCACATCTCCTTTAATATTTCCTCTATCCCTGAGGATGAGAGGGTGCTCTCCGCTGAGCTTCGCCTCCTCCGCAGTAACAGAGCCTCCTTGGGCCCTGGGGCCCACAGACTAAACATATACCTCACTGAGCACCATGAGGACCCTGAGCCCATCTTGCTGGAGACAAGGTTACTCACCGCTGGCCTGAACAGCCATAAAGCAAATGGTTTCTGGGAGGCTTTTAGCCTAAATACAGAACTCCTCCATAAGGCTCTTGCTAGGGCTGGCAACCTGGGCTTCCTCCTAGAGGTCAGACCTGAGAATAGCACCACCTCACTTCTTGACCAGAACTTCTCCTCTGCTACAAGCGAGGAGGGGCCAGAGAAACACAAGGAGGGTCACCTGAGAGTATGCAGGTCTGTGGATCAGGACGAGCACAGCTGGGCCCAGGAGAGACCACTATTGGTGACCTACAGTCATGATGGCCACGGAGAGCCCTTAGTCAAGCATGGCAGGAGGACCCCCAGTGTTGGCcagaggatgagagggaaaAAGGGGACAAAAGAGAGGGCCAGGAGCAGCAGTAAGGGCCTCAATAGAGACCAAACTTATGGGAGGGCCAAAAAAATGGGGTACACAGTGCCAGGGTGGGAGCATGAAAAGGGCTGGAATGAAAGAGGAAGGGTGAAAAGAAATGGTGGTCGCGCTGCAAAACTGAAGCGCCTCTCTCGTAACAGATGCCGCCGTCATCCTTTGTATGTAGATTTCAATGATGTGGGCTGGCACAAGTGGATTATTGCGCCCAGTGGCTACGACGCCTTCTTCTGCCTGGGAGAGTGTCGTTTTCCTTTGGCCGACCACATGAACTCCTCCAGCCACGCCATGGTGCAAACTCTGGTAAACTCTGTGAATGGAGCAGTGCCTCGGGCCTGCTGCGTCCCCACCTCCCTCAGCCCCATCGCCCTGCTCTACCTGGACCCTCAAGATCGAGTGGTGCTGAAGAATTACCAGGACATGGTGGTGGAGGGCTGTGGCTGCCGGTAG